One region of Limnospira fusiformis SAG 85.79 genomic DNA includes:
- the nrdR gene encoding transcriptional regulator NrdR, producing MQCPVCQHTSTRVLESRWAESLKSIRRRRECLNCKHRFTTYERIELVPLTVIKRDGRRESFDGSKLLRGLVRACEKTGIASSELETMIEDIEAELQQRATREVSSPEISELVLDRLKPISEVAYIRFASVYREFQGIQDFIASLTDWERTPAVIPETSDQHLPTESNHPTPSPVMR from the coding sequence ATGCAATGTCCCGTTTGCCAACATACCAGTACCCGTGTGTTAGAATCGCGATGGGCTGAATCACTGAAAAGCATCCGGCGACGGCGGGAATGTCTCAATTGTAAACACCGTTTTACCACTTATGAACGCATCGAGTTGGTTCCTTTAACGGTGATTAAGCGTGACGGACGGCGAGAATCTTTCGATGGTTCCAAATTGTTACGGGGTTTAGTTCGTGCCTGCGAAAAAACTGGCATCGCTTCTTCTGAACTAGAAACCATGATCGAAGACATAGAAGCAGAACTCCAACAGCGTGCCACCCGCGAGGTTTCCAGCCCAGAAATTAGTGAGCTTGTACTCGATCGCCTCAAACCCATAAGTGAAGTGGCTTATATTCGCTTCGCCTCAGTTTACCGGGAATTCCAGGGAATACAAGATTTTATAGCATCCCTGACTGATTGGGAACGGACACCCGCAGTCATTCCAGAAACTTCTGACCAACATCTACCCACTGAAAGCAACCACCCCACCCCTAGCCCAGTCATGAGGTAG
- the murI gene encoding glutamate racemase — MTRDKRGQKIAIFDSGVGGLTVLRELYRQLPNESILYFADTARLPYGTRSPEEIVQFVREIITWAVAQDVKMVLMACNTSSALALEVVRSEFDIPILGLILPGSRAAISQGERIGVIATPATAASNAYRQAIQEINPAVQVWQVGCPAFVPLIEQNRIHDPCTLEVAREYLAPLIQQRIDTLIYGCTHYPHLAPVLRSLLPASVKLVDPAVHLVEAVVQELELLGLRHSDLPRPTRFCVSGCAEQFANLSVQWLGYTPAVESITLPTLTSAGVETAISVGDGII, encoded by the coding sequence ATGACAAGGGATAAACGAGGACAGAAAATCGCCATTTTTGATAGTGGTGTGGGGGGTTTAACGGTTTTAAGGGAATTGTATCGGCAACTTCCCAATGAATCGATTTTGTATTTTGCGGATACGGCACGATTACCTTACGGGACACGATCGCCTGAAGAGATTGTGCAATTTGTCCGCGAAATTATTACTTGGGCAGTCGCTCAGGATGTTAAAATGGTGCTGATGGCTTGTAACACCAGTTCCGCCTTGGCTTTAGAAGTCGTTAGGTCTGAGTTTGATATACCAATTTTAGGCTTAATTTTACCCGGATCCAGGGCAGCTATCAGTCAGGGTGAGCGGATCGGGGTAATTGCGACCCCAGCGACGGCGGCGAGCAATGCCTATCGTCAGGCGATTCAAGAAATCAACCCGGCTGTGCAAGTTTGGCAGGTTGGTTGTCCGGCTTTTGTTCCGCTGATTGAACAAAATCGCATCCATGACCCTTGTACATTAGAGGTGGCGCGAGAATATCTAGCCCCTTTAATACAGCAGCGTATTGATACCCTAATCTATGGTTGCACCCACTATCCCCACTTAGCTCCGGTGTTGCGATCGCTATTACCAGCTTCGGTAAAATTAGTTGATCCAGCAGTGCATTTAGTCGAAGCAGTCGTCCAGGAGTTAGAATTACTGGGATTACGCCATAGCGACCTACCGCGACCGACCCGTTTTTGTGTAAGTGGCTGCGCGGAGCAGTTTGCTAATCTGTCGGTACAATGGCTAGGATATACACCTGCGGTCGAGTCGATTACCTTACCAACCCTTACCTCTGCGGGGGTGGAAACAGCCATTTCTGTGGGGGATGGGATAATTTAG
- a CDS encoding photosystem II reaction center protein T: MESVAYILVLTLALGVLFFAIAFREPPRIGK, encoded by the coding sequence ATGGAAAGTGTTGCATACATATTAGTTTTGACGCTGGCTCTCGGCGTGTTGTTCTTTGCCATTGCCTTCCGGGAACCCCCCCGCATTGGTAAATAA
- a CDS encoding glycosyltransferase family 4 protein, translated as MRFHLEGWPFAPNYYAIATYFIWQELLRRSDLQVSYQANPSAPHDSNPILDRLLGQLSIPTPDHPRDSNSADICLRVSPEVDFTPTDSQKTGILTAPQWGTLLNISPENVSLAPNITLITPTMWCKDGLLRGGIPPHQVAVIPPGVDTEIFHPLTSPDRQELRKSLDWDYYFVFIHVSNLENTDGLRPLLKAFAGVVEVYPHARLVLKGCTPQGEKLLLESSQAILTDAEATRVQPRLAYIGDNLPLESVAKLYQAADVYVSPDVAPGLNLPILEAIACGLPVIYSEGSPAQEWTHPDFGWAISSQFRTFVIDYKTRFLLHPNWEHLLTLMQQAIEQPQIGTMARELVPQFVTKKFTWKHTVDRILEVLNPQSKPPAALGLNIGGANINSRPRNLVVEGWRWLPHSYALINSHQLLELNQRSPLKLFHRDMPYVTTDWQPSRGLFTQEEEAILDSIPIPPEDLKADVTLRMYCPFNLASSDSKKTFVFGCTEWGIVPQTILRGMGVKSLREAHLNSDSIIITASEWSRQGFLNSGAVPERMAIVPLGFDPKVHYPLNEEDRNSLRRELGWNDYFVILNIGIMWNERQGVARLLKAFAQIAESYPEARLVLKGRDAIFKSKESIKAASKQVLNDSQIDLVKPRISYIGDNLSATEIARLYKAADLYVSPYSAEGFNLPVLEAVACGTPVICTKGGPTDEFTREDFSFYINSQLKCFQDSEGDTKFYLEPDGNHLVELMENALKNPGLRNKNKSAGCEFVRARFTWSKVCDRLLEVLLSS; from the coding sequence ATGAGATTTCACTTGGAAGGATGGCCGTTTGCACCTAATTATTATGCGATCGCCACTTATTTTATCTGGCAAGAACTTTTGAGGCGATCGGATTTACAGGTTTCCTATCAAGCCAATCCTTCAGCCCCCCATGATTCTAACCCAATTCTCGATCGCTTACTGGGTCAGTTGTCAATTCCCACCCCAGACCACCCTAGGGATAGTAACTCAGCAGATATCTGTTTAAGGGTTTCCCCAGAAGTGGATTTTACCCCCACTGATAGCCAAAAAACTGGGATTTTGACCGCCCCACAATGGGGAACTCTCCTGAATATCAGTCCCGAAAATGTGTCACTAGCCCCTAATATCACCCTAATTACCCCGACAATGTGGTGTAAGGATGGATTACTTCGCGGCGGTATTCCACCTCACCAGGTCGCTGTTATCCCCCCTGGAGTTGACACGGAAATTTTCCACCCGTTAACCTCCCCAGACAGACAGGAATTGCGTAAATCTCTGGACTGGGACTATTATTTTGTGTTTATCCATGTTAGCAACCTCGAAAATACCGATGGTCTTCGCCCTCTCCTCAAAGCCTTTGCGGGGGTGGTGGAAGTTTACCCCCATGCTAGACTGGTATTGAAAGGCTGCACCCCACAGGGGGAAAAATTACTCCTCGAAAGCAGTCAAGCTATTTTAACTGATGCGGAAGCTACACGAGTACAGCCTAGGTTAGCCTACATTGGCGATAATTTACCTTTGGAGTCGGTGGCGAAATTGTATCAGGCGGCTGATGTTTATGTGTCCCCTGATGTCGCACCGGGGTTAAATTTACCGATTTTGGAAGCGATCGCTTGCGGTCTTCCCGTGATTTATTCTGAAGGTAGTCCCGCCCAAGAATGGACTCATCCTGATTTTGGCTGGGCGATTTCTAGCCAATTCCGAACCTTTGTGATTGACTATAAAACTCGGTTTTTGCTACATCCCAACTGGGAACATTTACTGACTTTAATGCAGCAGGCTATTGAACAGCCGCAAATCGGAACTATGGCGCGGGAGTTAGTCCCCCAGTTTGTCACCAAAAAATTTACCTGGAAACATACCGTTGACCGGATTTTAGAAGTTCTTAACCCCCAGTCAAAACCCCCGGCGGCGCTGGGGTTAAATATCGGGGGCGCTAACATCAATTCTCGCCCCCGTAACCTGGTGGTCGAAGGTTGGCGATGGTTGCCCCATTCTTATGCTTTGATTAATAGCCATCAACTCCTAGAACTTAATCAGCGATCGCCCCTTAAACTATTCCATCGGGATATGCCCTATGTGACCACCGATTGGCAGCCTAGCCGAGGTTTATTTACCCAGGAAGAAGAGGCGATTTTGGACAGTATCCCCATACCCCCAGAAGACCTGAAAGCCGATGTAACTTTGAGGATGTATTGTCCGTTTAACTTGGCATCTTCTGACAGTAAAAAAACCTTTGTTTTTGGTTGTACAGAGTGGGGAATTGTGCCACAAACTATTTTGCGGGGAATGGGGGTTAAGTCTTTGAGGGAGGCTCATTTAAATTCTGATAGTATTATCATCACCGCTTCCGAATGGTCGCGCCAAGGTTTTTTGAATAGTGGCGCAGTCCCTGAAAGGATGGCGATCGTCCCCTTGGGATTTGACCCAAAGGTGCATTATCCCCTCAATGAAGAAGACCGCAATAGTCTCCGCCGTGAGTTAGGATGGAATGATTATTTTGTGATTCTCAATATTGGCATTATGTGGAATGAACGTCAGGGGGTCGCTAGGCTTTTAAAAGCCTTTGCACAAATTGCTGAGAGTTATCCAGAAGCGAGGTTAGTTTTAAAAGGTAGAGATGCGATTTTTAAGTCCAAAGAATCCATTAAAGCCGCCAGTAAACAAGTCTTAAATGATTCCCAAATAGATTTAGTAAAACCCCGGATTAGTTATATTGGCGATAATTTATCTGCCACCGAAATCGCCAGACTCTACAAGGCGGCTGATTTATATGTTTCTCCTTATTCGGCGGAAGGCTTTAATCTCCCAGTTTTGGAAGCCGTAGCCTGTGGAACTCCGGTTATTTGCACCAAAGGAGGGCCGACAGATGAGTTTACTAGAGAAGATTTTAGCTTTTATATTAATAGTCAGCTTAAATGTTTTCAAGATTCCGAAGGTGATACTAAGTTTTACTTAGAGCCTGACGGTAATCATTTGGTGGAATTGATGGAAAATGCCCTCAAAAACCCGGGTTTAAGGAATAAGAATAAATCGGCGGGCTGCGAATTTGTCAGGGCGAGATTTACTTGGTCGAAAGTATGCGATCGCCTATTAGAAGTGTTATTGTCATCTTAA
- the psbB gene encoding photosystem II chlorophyll-binding protein CP47, which produces MGLPWYRVHTVVLNDPGRLISVHLMHTALVAGWAGSMALYELAVFDPSDPVLNPMWRQGMFVMPFMARLGVTQSWGGWSVTGEVADNPGLWSFEGVAATHIILSGLLFLAAVWHWVYWDLELFTDPRTGEPALDLPKMFGIHLFLSGLLCFGFGAFHLTGLFGPGMWVSDPYGLTGSIQPVAPSWGPEGFNPFNAGGIAAHHIAAGIVGIIAGLFHLSVRPPQRLYKALRMGNIETVLSSSIAAVFFAAFVVAGTMWYGSAATPIELFGPTRYQWDQGYFQQEIQRRVQASIAQGDSPSEAWSKIPEKLAFYDYVGNSPAKGGLFRVGPMNKGDGIAQGWFGHPVFTDAEGRELTVRRLPNFFETFPVILTDADGVIRADIPFRRAESRYSFEQTGVTVSFYGGELNGKTFTDPASVKKYARFAQQGEPFAFDRETLGSDGVFRTSTRGWFTFGHACFALLFFFGHIWHGSRTIFRDVFAGVEADLEEQVEWGNFQKVGDQTTRVQKTV; this is translated from the coding sequence ATGGGACTACCCTGGTACCGCGTACATACAGTAGTTCTGAACGATCCAGGACGGCTGATTTCTGTACACCTAATGCACACTGCTCTTGTCGCAGGTTGGGCGGGCTCTATGGCCCTGTACGAATTGGCAGTTTTTGACCCATCAGACCCAGTTCTAAATCCCATGTGGCGTCAAGGTATGTTTGTCATGCCTTTTATGGCTCGTTTGGGTGTAACTCAATCCTGGGGTGGCTGGAGTGTAACTGGAGAAGTAGCCGATAACCCCGGCCTTTGGTCTTTTGAAGGGGTAGCCGCTACCCATATCATCCTGTCAGGTCTATTATTCCTGGCAGCAGTTTGGCACTGGGTTTACTGGGACCTGGAACTGTTTACCGATCCTCGGACTGGTGAACCAGCCCTAGACCTGCCCAAAATGTTCGGAATTCATTTATTCCTATCTGGTTTACTTTGCTTTGGCTTCGGAGCCTTCCACCTGACCGGACTATTCGGGCCGGGAATGTGGGTTTCTGACCCTTATGGATTGACGGGGAGTATACAACCTGTCGCGCCTTCCTGGGGACCTGAAGGATTTAACCCCTTCAATGCTGGCGGTATTGCGGCTCACCATATTGCGGCGGGAATTGTTGGCATTATTGCTGGACTATTCCACCTGTCCGTCAGACCACCTCAGCGCCTCTACAAAGCCCTGCGTATGGGAAATATCGAAACTGTACTATCTAGCAGTATTGCAGCGGTATTCTTTGCGGCTTTTGTGGTAGCTGGAACTATGTGGTATGGTTCGGCTGCTACCCCGATTGAACTGTTTGGACCTACCCGCTATCAGTGGGATCAGGGATACTTCCAACAGGAAATTCAGCGCCGGGTACAAGCAAGCATTGCTCAGGGCGACAGCCCCTCAGAAGCATGGTCTAAGATTCCTGAAAAACTGGCATTTTATGACTATGTTGGTAACAGTCCCGCCAAAGGTGGCTTGTTCCGCGTTGGTCCGATGAACAAGGGCGATGGTATTGCTCAAGGTTGGTTCGGACATCCAGTATTTACTGATGCAGAAGGTCGCGAATTAACTGTTCGTCGTCTTCCTAACTTCTTTGAAACTTTCCCGGTCATTCTGACTGATGCTGATGGAGTGATTCGCGCTGACATTCCTTTCCGTCGCGCTGAGTCTCGCTACAGCTTTGAGCAAACTGGGGTGACTGTTTCCTTCTATGGTGGTGAACTGAATGGTAAAACCTTCACCGATCCCGCCTCTGTGAAGAAATATGCCCGTTTTGCTCAACAGGGCGAACCCTTTGCCTTTGACCGGGAAACTCTCGGCTCTGATGGGGTATTCCGCACCAGTACCCGTGGCTGGTTTACCTTCGGTCACGCTTGCTTTGCTTTGCTTTTCTTCTTTGGTCATATTTGGCACGGTTCCCGCACCATCTTCCGAGATGTATTTGCTGGGGTTGAAGCTGACCTGGAAGAACAAGTTGAGTGGGGTAACTTCCAGAAAGTTGGTGACCAAACAACTCGTGTTCAAAAGACTGTCTAA